In Streptomyces chartreusis NRRL 3882, the following are encoded in one genomic region:
- a CDS encoding cellulase family glycosylhydrolase, with product MFRTLRRALCVAAALLLPLAGTQSAHADVDAQAGAGYWHTSGRQILDAAGQPVRIAGINWFGFETDIHVVHGLWTRDYKSMIDQMKSLGYNTIRMPYSDDILKPGTMPDSINHDGKNTDLRGLTSLQVLDRIVAYAGQAGLKIVLDRHRPDAAGQSALWYTASVPESTWITNLKSLAARYKGNPTVVGIDLHNEPHDPACWGCGDTTRDWRLAAQRAGNAVLSVNPELLIMVEGVQSFNGANGWWGGNLMGVAQYPVQLDVPNRLVYSAHDYATSVAQQSWFSDPSFPANMPGIWDKYWGYIFKQDIAPVWLGEFGTTLQPAVDQKWLSALVTYLRSTSAYGADSFHWTFWTWNPNSGDTGGILKDDWQTVDTAKDGYLKAIKAPGFEGGGSGPGPGGPGDPGGTAACTAAYTVSSDWGGGFNAEVKVTNTGSAPLKSWQVTWAWSGAEKVTSMWNASYTQSGTSVTAVNAAHNGTVPVGGSASFGFGGTPGGGAVPSVRCTAT from the coding sequence ATGTTCCGCACTCTGCGAAGAGCGCTGTGCGTCGCCGCGGCGCTCCTGTTACCCCTGGCCGGTACCCAGTCGGCACACGCCGACGTCGACGCGCAGGCCGGCGCCGGCTACTGGCACACCAGCGGCCGGCAGATCCTGGACGCGGCCGGGCAGCCGGTCCGTATCGCCGGCATCAACTGGTTCGGCTTCGAGACCGACATCCACGTCGTCCACGGGCTGTGGACCCGCGACTACAAGAGCATGATCGACCAGATGAAGTCGCTGGGCTACAACACCATCCGGATGCCCTACAGCGACGACATCCTCAAGCCCGGCACCATGCCCGACAGCATCAACCACGACGGCAAGAACACCGACCTGCGGGGCCTGACCTCGCTCCAGGTACTGGACCGGATCGTGGCGTACGCCGGGCAGGCCGGCCTCAAGATCGTCCTCGACCGGCACCGCCCGGACGCGGCGGGCCAGTCGGCGCTCTGGTACACGGCGTCGGTCCCCGAGTCGACCTGGATCACCAACCTCAAGTCCCTGGCGGCGCGGTACAAGGGCAACCCCACCGTGGTCGGCATCGACCTGCACAACGAGCCCCACGACCCGGCCTGCTGGGGCTGCGGCGACACCACCCGGGACTGGCGGCTGGCCGCCCAGCGCGCGGGCAACGCCGTGCTGTCGGTCAATCCCGAGCTGCTGATCATGGTCGAGGGCGTGCAGTCGTTCAACGGCGCCAACGGCTGGTGGGGCGGCAACCTCATGGGCGTCGCCCAGTACCCGGTCCAGCTGGACGTCCCGAACCGGCTCGTGTACTCGGCCCATGACTACGCCACGTCGGTGGCCCAGCAGTCGTGGTTCAGCGACCCGTCCTTCCCCGCCAACATGCCGGGGATCTGGGACAAGTACTGGGGCTACATCTTCAAGCAGGACATCGCGCCGGTGTGGCTCGGCGAGTTCGGTACGACGCTCCAGCCGGCGGTGGACCAGAAGTGGCTGTCCGCGCTGGTGACGTACCTGCGCTCGACGTCGGCGTACGGCGCCGACAGCTTCCACTGGACGTTCTGGACCTGGAACCCCAACTCGGGCGACACGGGGGGCATCCTCAAGGACGACTGGCAGACGGTGGACACCGCGAAGGACGGGTACCTCAAGGCGATCAAGGCGCCGGGGTTCGAGGGCGGCGGTTCCGGGCCGGGTCCCGGCGGGCCGGGTGACCCCGGCGGCACGGCTGCCTGCACCGCCGCCTACACGGTGAGCAGCGACTGGGGCGGCGGCTTCAACGCCGAGGTGAAGGTGACCAACACGGGCAGTGCGCCGCTGAAGTCCTGGCAGGTCACCTGGGCGTGGAGCGGTGCGGAGAAGGTCACCAGCATGTGGAACGCGTCGTACACGCAGAGCGGGACGAGCGTGACGGCCGTGAACGCCGCGCACAACGGGACCGTGCCGGTGGGCGGTTCGGCGAGCTTCGGCTTCGGAGGTACTCCCGGGGGCGGGGC
- a CDS encoding TetR/AcrR family transcriptional regulator, which produces MERGTSSTGGTETSGSGDIARTLELLWDTGRRPSRGPKPTLTLDRIVEAAVQVADTEGLEGFSMRRVAAELGTGTMSLYRYVPGKGELLDLMLDRVQRPSENPADLGDGGWRAALEALAHETLALYRRHPWLLQVNQSRPILGPSALDGMERVLTRIRPMGLTDPELVSAIIMIDGYVVGAARTQLYQQEAERRTGLTDTEFWQAQVPVLEKVLASGRYPVMASLSEDTFGPDFDHFGFGLQRILDGLEVLVAQRRGESAS; this is translated from the coding sequence ATGGAACGCGGCACGAGCAGCACAGGCGGTACGGAGACCAGTGGCAGCGGCGATATCGCCCGCACCCTCGAACTGCTGTGGGACACCGGCCGGCGTCCCAGTCGCGGCCCCAAGCCGACCCTGACCCTGGACCGGATCGTGGAAGCGGCCGTCCAGGTCGCGGACACGGAAGGCCTGGAGGGGTTCTCCATGCGCCGCGTCGCCGCCGAACTCGGCACCGGCACCATGTCCCTCTACCGGTACGTCCCCGGCAAGGGCGAGCTGCTCGACCTGATGCTGGACCGGGTCCAGCGCCCCTCGGAGAATCCGGCCGACCTGGGCGACGGCGGCTGGCGCGCCGCCCTGGAGGCCCTGGCCCACGAGACGCTCGCCCTCTACCGGCGCCATCCCTGGCTGCTCCAGGTCAACCAGTCCCGCCCGATCCTCGGCCCGAGCGCCCTGGACGGCATGGAGAGGGTCCTCACCCGGATCCGCCCGATGGGGCTCACCGACCCCGAACTGGTCTCCGCGATCATCATGATCGACGGGTATGTCGTCGGGGCCGCGCGCACGCAGCTCTACCAGCAGGAGGCGGAGCGCCGGACGGGCCTGACGGACACGGAGTTCTGGCAGGCACAGGTGCCGGTACTGGAGAAGGTCCTGGCCTCGGGCCGCTACCCGGTGATGGCGTCACTCTCCGAGGACACGTTCGGGCCCGACTTCGACCACTTCGGGTTCGGTCTGCAGCGGATCCTGGACGGGCTGGAAGTACTCGTGGCGCAACGCCGGGGCGAGTCGGCCTCGTAG
- a CDS encoding ABC transporter permease codes for MSAVDLSPPAARGRIYWLLADCWNIVRRGLTHYRRQPVNIAWQLGFPILSVLLYGYVFGSAMQVPGGGDYKDYLMPGMFAMTMAFGFINTATLVVYDSTKGVIDRFRSMPMASSAVVAGRGVTDLLVACAELAIMMLTALAMGWRPDGGLGFLAAFGLLLWLRFALIWIGVWLGLLVPNPEAAGGLFAVAFPLTMISSIFVAPQLMPDWLGWVAVWNPISSTAAATRELFGTPVGGDTWVEQHALLMAGVWPVILTLVFLPLAVRRFRKLSR; via the coding sequence ATGAGTGCCGTCGACCTGAGCCCGCCCGCCGCGCGCGGCCGCATCTACTGGCTGCTCGCCGACTGCTGGAACATCGTCCGCCGCGGTCTGACCCACTACCGGCGCCAGCCCGTCAACATCGCCTGGCAGCTGGGCTTCCCGATCCTCTCCGTGCTGCTCTACGGCTATGTCTTCGGCAGCGCCATGCAGGTGCCGGGCGGCGGAGACTACAAGGACTACCTGATGCCGGGCATGTTCGCGATGACCATGGCGTTCGGCTTCATCAACACGGCGACCCTCGTGGTCTACGACTCCACCAAAGGCGTCATCGACCGCTTCCGCTCCATGCCGATGGCGTCCTCCGCCGTGGTGGCCGGGCGCGGCGTGACCGATCTGCTCGTCGCCTGCGCCGAGTTGGCGATCATGATGCTCACCGCGCTCGCCATGGGCTGGCGGCCGGACGGGGGCCTCGGCTTCCTGGCCGCGTTCGGGCTGCTGCTGTGGCTGCGGTTCGCGCTGATCTGGATCGGGGTGTGGCTCGGCCTGCTCGTGCCCAACCCGGAGGCGGCGGGCGGCCTGTTCGCGGTCGCCTTCCCGCTGACGATGATCTCCAGCATCTTCGTCGCGCCGCAGCTCATGCCCGACTGGCTGGGCTGGGTGGCGGTCTGGAACCCGATCTCCTCCACGGCGGCGGCGACCCGCGAGCTGTTCGGCACGCCGGTCGGCGGTGACACCTGGGTCGAGCAGCACGCGCTGCTGATGGCCGGGGTGTGGCCGGTGATCCTGACGCTCGTCTTCCTGCCGCTCGCCGTGCGGCGGTTCCGGAAACTGAGCCGCTAG
- a CDS encoding daunorubicin resistance protein DrrA family ABC transporter ATP-binding protein, giving the protein MDGYAVRAEALEKRYGEKRALDGFDLAVREGTVHGLLGPNGAGKTTAVRILSTLIRLDGGRATVAGLDVSRQPREVRGRIGLTGQYAAVDEVLTGRQNLEMFGRLFHLGGRRARLRATELLEQFDLADAADRGVGKYSGGMRRRLDLAASMILAPAVLFLDEPTTGLDPRSRGEVWDSVRALVAGGTTVLLTTQYLEEADRLASRITVIDQGRAIADDTPDGLKNLVGGDRIEVVVAERAEIPRVVKVVARVADGEPEADDTELRVHAPVTDRVTALTEVARTLQDEGVRVEDIGLRRPSLDDVFLRLTGHRTEEGAAA; this is encoded by the coding sequence ATGGACGGATACGCGGTGCGGGCCGAGGCGCTGGAGAAGCGGTACGGCGAGAAACGCGCCCTCGACGGTTTCGATCTGGCGGTACGCGAGGGAACGGTGCACGGCCTGCTCGGGCCGAACGGGGCGGGCAAGACCACCGCCGTCCGCATCCTGTCCACGCTGATCCGGCTGGACGGGGGCAGGGCGACCGTCGCCGGGCTGGACGTGTCCCGGCAGCCCCGCGAGGTGCGGGGCCGGATCGGGCTCACCGGGCAGTACGCGGCGGTGGACGAGGTGCTCACCGGCCGGCAGAACCTGGAGATGTTCGGCCGGCTCTTCCACCTGGGCGGCAGGCGGGCCAGGCTCCGGGCGACCGAACTGCTGGAGCAGTTCGACCTGGCCGACGCCGCCGACCGGGGCGTCGGCAAGTACAGCGGCGGCATGCGGCGCCGCCTCGACCTCGCCGCGTCGATGATCCTCGCCCCGGCCGTCCTCTTCCTCGACGAGCCGACGACCGGTCTCGACCCCCGTAGCCGCGGGGAAGTCTGGGATTCCGTCCGGGCCTTGGTGGCGGGCGGCACGACCGTGCTGCTCACCACGCAGTACCTGGAGGAGGCCGACCGGCTCGCCTCCCGCATCACCGTCATCGACCAGGGGCGGGCCATCGCCGACGACACCCCGGACGGACTGAAGAACCTGGTCGGCGGCGACCGCATCGAGGTGGTGGTCGCCGAGCGCGCCGAGATCCCGCGGGTGGTGAAGGTGGTCGCCCGGGTCGCGGACGGCGAACCCGAGGCGGACGACACCGAGTTGCGGGTGCACGCCCCGGTCACCGACCGGGTCACGGCGCTCACCGAAGTGGCGCGGACCCTCCAGGACGAGGGTGTCCGCGTCGAGGACATCGGGCTGCGCAGGCCCAGCCTCGACGATGTCTTCCTGCGCCTGACCGGACACCGGACCGAGGAGGGCGCCGCAGCATGA